Genomic window (Caloranaerobacter sp. TR13):
CGAAAAATTTGAATATGGTTTTAGAGCAGGTGTTAAAGCTGTTAACCCTAATGCAGAAGTATTTGTAAACTATGCTGGTTCTTTTGAAGACGCTGCTAAAGGTAAAGAAATAGCATTAGTACAACATGAAAAAGGTGCTGACGTTATATACCATGCTGCTGGTGGTGTTGGCGTTGGACTAATCGAAGCAGCTAAAGAAAAAGGATTCTGGGCAATAGGTGTTGACAAAGACCAATCATCTCTAGCTCCAGAAAATGTTCTTTGCTCAATGGTTAAAAGAGTTGACAATGCAACATTCTATGTTGCTAAAGCTGTAAAAGAAGGAAAGTTTGAAGGTAAAGTTTACACTTATGGTTTAAAAGAAGAGGGTGTAGGCTACAGTGATAAAGCTGGTAACCTAACTCAAGAATTAAAAGATGCAGCTGAAAAATATAAGAAAGCTATAATTGAAGGTAAAATAATAGTTCCTAAAACTAAAGAAGAGTTTGAAGCTTTTAAAGCTCCAGAATTGTAAAAATATTTATACTTGATAAAATTTTATAATATCGGTTATAATAATTAGGTCAGATGTTACATCTGACCTAATTGTGTTTAAAGGAGGGAATAAGGATGAATTATGTAGTAGAGATGAAAAACATTACCAAAGTTTTCCCGGGTGTTGTAGCTAATGATAACGTTAATTTTTCAGTTAAGAAAGGCGAAATTCATGTTTTGTTAGGTGAGAATGGAGCTGGAAAAACTACTTTGATGAATATATTATATGGTTTATATGAGCCAACATCTGGTGAAATATATATTAAAGGGGAGAAAGTAGAAATAAAAAACCCGAATATAGCTATTGCAAAAGGGATAGGTATGGTACATCAGCACTTTATGTTGGTTGAGCCTTTTACAGTAGCGGAAAACATTATCCTAGGTACTGAACCTTCATTGTATGGCGGATTAAAATTGGACAAGGAAAAAGCAGTAGAACAAGTTAATAGAATTTCAAGCGAATATGGTTTAGCTGTAGACCCAAATGTAAAGATACAAGATATTTCTGTAGGTATGCAACAAAGAGTGGAAATATTAAAAGCTCTTTATAGAGGGGCTGAAATTCTAATACTCGATGAACCAACAGCAGTTCTTACTCCACAAGAAATTGAAGAACTTGGAGTAATTTTAAGAAACCTTTCTAATCAAGGTAAATCTATTATTTTGATTACACACAAGTTAAAAGAAGTAATGTCTATGAGTGATAGGGTAACAGTTATAAGAAGAGGTAAAGTTATAGATACTTTAAATACGAAAGACACTAATAGTGAAGAATTAGCTGAATTAATGGTAGGTAGAAAAGTTAATTTAGTAGTTCAAAAAGAAAAACAGGAAGCTGGTAAGCCGGTATTAGAGATTAAAGATTTGCATGCATTAGATAATAGGGGAGTGCCAGCGCTTAAAGGTATTAGTTTTGAAGTTAAAGCTGGAGAAATTTTTGCATTAGCTGGTGTAGATGGTAATGGTCAAACTGAATTAGTAGAAGTGATAACAGGATTAAGAAATGCAACACAAGGAAAGATTTTGCTAGAAGGTAAAGATATTACCAAATCAAAAACTAGAGAAATAATTGAAGAAGGTGTTGGCCATATACCTGAAGATAGACATAAGAGAGGATTAGTTCTTAATCACACACTAGCAGAAAATATGGTGCTTGGAAACCATTACAAAGAACCATTTAGTAAAAATGGAATTATGAATTACGATGTCATTCATGAACATGCTAAAAAGTTAATTGAAGAATT
Coding sequences:
- a CDS encoding ABC transporter ATP-binding protein, yielding MNYVVEMKNITKVFPGVVANDNVNFSVKKGEIHVLLGENGAGKTTLMNILYGLYEPTSGEIYIKGEKVEIKNPNIAIAKGIGMVHQHFMLVEPFTVAENIILGTEPSLYGGLKLDKEKAVEQVNRISSEYGLAVDPNVKIQDISVGMQQRVEILKALYRGAEILILDEPTAVLTPQEIEELGVILRNLSNQGKSIILITHKLKEVMSMSDRVTVIRRGKVIDTLNTKDTNSEELAELMVGRKVNLVVQKEKQEAGKPVLEIKDLHALDNRGVPALKGISFEVKAGEIFALAGVDGNGQTELVEVITGLRNATQGKILLEGKDITKSKTREIIEEGVGHIPEDRHKRGLVLNHTLAENMVLGNHYKEPFSKNGIMNYDVIHEHAKKLIEEFDVRTPSEEVTAKSLSGGNQQKVIIARELNRDPVLLIASQPTRGLDVGAIEFVHKRLVEQRNKGKAVLLVSLELDEVMALADRIGVIYDGKLVGILDAEEATEKKLGIMMAGGKA
- a CDS encoding BMP family protein, whose protein sequence is MSKKIIALLLTTVLVLTLAVGCTSKTEKVTIGMITDTGGLGDQSFNDSAWDGLARAEKELGIERKVLESDTADDYLPNLTSFAEENMDLIIGVGFLFSESMKTAAEQFPNQKFAIIDSVVDAPNVASLTFKEEEGSFLVGVIAGLATKTNKIGFIGGMKFPLIEKFEYGFRAGVKAVNPNAEVFVNYAGSFEDAAKGKEIALVQHEKGADVIYHAAGGVGVGLIEAAKEKGFWAIGVDKDQSSLAPENVLCSMVKRVDNATFYVAKAVKEGKFEGKVYTYGLKEEGVGYSDKAGNLTQELKDAAEKYKKAIIEGKIIVPKTKEEFEAFKAPEL